The Moorena producens PAL-8-15-08-1 genomic interval ATAATCCACTCTACGAAACATTACTTTCTGATATTGATCATTCACCAAACAGCAGACCGTTACCGTCGGTTGTTTGGGGCTACCAATAAAATATTTTCCGCCAATACCGAGATAATCGACAATCCAGTATTCTGGAATCCCCAAAGCTTCGTAATCTTCATACTTACGAGCATAATCATTCTGCCAGTTTGTACTAACCACTTCAACCACGAGTTTTACAGTAGTACCCAGAGTTATTACTGGTTCCCTTGCCCACAGTGGTTCGTTGATTAGTTCTCCTTCATCAAGCACAACCAGATCTGGTCTGAAAGCGTTGAAGGTTCCCAAAGGCTGAATTAAGCAACGGTGTGGAATAAAATAAGGTACATCTAAACGATCTATTTCGACATTAAGCTTTCGGCTAATCAACGCCACGACTTGCTCGTGGGAGCCAGTTTGTTCTATCTCAATTAGCTCTCCATCAATGAGTTCGTAGCGTTGATCGTCTCCATACTGAGCAATAAATTCTTCTGGACTGATACCGGTTTTGGTTGCTGATAGAATCATAGGGAACAGGGAACAGGGAACAGGGAACAGGGAAGAGATAAGAGGCAATAGTGCTTAGTCTATTGTAGGGTGCGCTCAAAGTAATCAACATCTGCTGCTTCACCCGATTGATTATAAGAGGTTGTCTGAGAAGTCTCATTTGCTACATATAAGCCCCCTAAATCCCCCGAGCGAGCAATCCCTCGCTCGGGGGACTTTTACCAGCAAATAGATTCTTGTTCCCCCCAGAATTGGGGGGCTAGGGGGGCAAAATTCAGTATCAAAAAAATTTTCATATATCCTCTAAGGAAGGCAGCACCCAAACCCCTTGATTTTTACACTTGTTACCCTAATATTTTATCTTTTATTGTGAGTTAAAATAACTTTATCGGACTCATAATCCGATCGCCCGTAGCTTAAGAGAGTCAAAAATATGCAAACAAGTCACTTCAATCAAATTTTAGAAATGATTGACGCTCTTTCTTTAGAGAAAAAAAACGATTTAATTAATATTATTAGACATAGACAAATTGAACAAAGAAGAGAAGAAATCGCTGTTAATATTACTAAAGCTCACCAAGACTATCAACAAGGTAACGTTTTTCGGGGTACAGTTGATGATGTGATCGCCGAATTAAACGTTTCTCGCAGTTATGAGGTACGGTCATTAACCTCAAAGTCCCCCTTATTAAGGGGGATTTAGGGGGATCAATTTGTACCTTATGGGATATATAATTTCTATATAATCCTATACTACGCACTCATAAACTCAAAGGTAAATTATCAGGTGCTTGGGCTTGTTCGGTTGAATATGATTGTCGTCTTATTTTCAACTTTGAACAAAATCCAGACACCTTAGAAGAAGAAATACTTTTGATTGATATTGGCACTCACGATGAAGTTTATTAGTGGTGCGTTACGGAGCGGGCTGTTGCAACAGTCGCTACGAAGTTTAACATGAGGGCAAGCCCGCCCCTAACGCACCCTACGCACGACGCACTGATCCCCTGTTCCCTGTTCCCTGTTCCCTGTTCCCTATTACCTACTATTTATAAGTGTTCAACCGAACATGATATGACCAATTAACTTAACTGAGCCACTACCTGATTTGCCAATAAGGTTTCATTGGTAAGTAAATCATCTACAGTAACTCTCAAGTAACGTTCAGCATCAACTTGAAACTGGAGTTTAATGCGATCGCTTCCGGGATTGCCCAGGGGTGTTAAGTTA includes:
- a CDS encoding Uma2 family endonuclease, with protein sequence MILSATKTGISPEEFIAQYGDDQRYELIDGELIEIEQTGSHEQVVALISRKLNVEIDRLDVPYFIPHRCLIQPLGTFNAFRPDLVVLDEGELINEPLWAREPVITLGTTVKLVVEVVSTNWQNDYARKYEDYEALGIPEYWIVDYLGIGGKYFIGSPKQPTVTVCCLVNDQYQKVMFRRVDYLKSYVFSNLKLSTDQLFIGLR